From the genome of Bos indicus isolate NIAB-ARS_2022 breed Sahiwal x Tharparkar chromosome 2, NIAB-ARS_B.indTharparkar_mat_pri_1.0, whole genome shotgun sequence:
TGCCCACCCCCGCCTGCTGCCTGCAGAAAATGGGGAGTGGGCCATCCGGCACCGGCCAGCCAAGATGCTGCTGGACGAGGCGGCCCCAGCCGAGGAGGCAGGCCACCAGAAGGTCGTCTTCTACCTGCTCATCCAGCGCAAGCCCCTCTTCTATGTCATCAACATCATCGCGCCCTGTGTCCTCATCTCCTCCGTAGCCATCCTCATCTACTTCCTTCCTGCCAAGGGTACCTAGTGTTGGTGGGAGGGGGGCGATGGCCCGGCCAGCGGCACAGGGAGCAGGGAGGACAGAATGGCACTATGACTTGGCACCAGGGTCATGGACTCCTTGTGGGGAGGGGACTGCCCCATGGTGGGGAGGTTGAGATCCGCTCTGAGGGCCTCTTGGTCATGGGCAGCGGGGGGCCAGAAGTGTACCGTCGCCATCAACGTGCTCCTGGCCCAGACCGTCTTCCTCTTCCTCGTGGCCAAGAAGGTGCCCGAGACCTCCCAGGCGGTGCCACTCATCAGCAAGTAAGGCTGGCTCTCATGCTTGAGCCCACTTCCTTTCCTCCGTTCTCATGAACACAGGGTACTGCCCTCTTGCCACTCCCTACAATCCtcaatcccagggatgtgggggaGTCAGCcactagaggggtgggactggTATCTGGAGATGAAGCAACCAGCCCCACCACCTGCCTATCCCGCCCTGCAGgtacctgaccttcctcctggtGGTGACCATCCTCATTGTCGTGAACGCTGTGGTCGTACTCAACGTGTCTTTGCggtccccccacacacactccaTGGCCCGAGGGGTCCGCAAGGCAAGCTCCCTACCCTTGCCTACTTCAGCCTCTTCCTGCCCTGTCTGTTCACATGCCCCTACTGGCCCTGGGCACATTCCTCACCCACCAAGTTCAGCAACAGACCAGCCCCATGTGTATCTTGAACATGCCCAGATGGATCAAGAATAATATAGTGCTTACTCTGTGGGAGGCATATTACGTATACTAACTTATTTAACCTTCCTAAGacttctgtgaaatgggtattGGTCTCATCTCCCATTTATACATGAgacaactgaggcacagagaggttaagtatccCAGACGAGGTTGCACAGCAAGAAAGTGGAGGAGGCAGGATTCTGCCCGGGCCGAGTGGCTCCAGTGCCTGTGTGAGCTGCGGCCCACCTGCAGCAGTCAGCCGGGACCCTTGTTACAAAGGCAGATTCCCAGGCCTGCCCCAGACATCCTGGGTCAGAGGTGGGGCCCAGGAACCTGTGTTCATGACAAGTGTCCTGGTGATTCTGATGTGGACAAAAGTTTGGGGGCTCCAGGTCAGTGTCTGGCTCAGGACAGGTAAGCCGTAGCAGGGCCAAGCCACTGCCCCTGCCAGGCTGCCTCGGGCCCCCATCACGTGAACTCTTTGTGCCAATTGTTACCTTCTGCTCCCAAGCCCGGTCACCCAGGAAGTTCTGCTATCCACTAGGCTAAGCCGCGCACATCTCTCCAGGTGTTCCTGCGGCTCTTGCCCCAGCTGTTACGGATGCACGTTCGCCCACTGGCCCCAGTGGCTGTGCAGGATGCCCACCCCCGTCTACAGAATGGTTCCTCCTCAGGGTGGCCAATCACAGCTGGGGAGGAGGTGGCCCTCTGCCTGCCCCGCAGTGAGCTTCTTTTCCGGCAGCGCCAGCGCAATGGGCTGGTGAGGGCAGCGCTGGAGAAGCTTGGTAAGGCAGGGggtgtgatggacaggaagggtCATCTGTTGACCAAGGTGCCAGGCACAGTGGATGAGGGGTCGGCAAACGTCCAGGTTGGGAAGAGAGGGGCTGGGGTCCCTAAGAAAGTGGGGGCCACTTTTTCAGACTGTTCCTCCCCCATTCTACTCCCAAACCTTACCCTTCCTCATCAACAGAGAAAGGCCCAGAGTCAGGGCAGAGCCCAGAATGGTGTGGCAGCCTGAAGCAGGCCGCCCCGGCCATCCAGGCCTGCGTGGAGGCCTGCAACCTCATTGCCCGTGCCCGGCACCAGCAGACTCACTTTGACAGTGTAAGTCAgcagggggtggggtagggtTTGCACACCTGGTGTGCAAACTTGAACCTGAGATGGGGGCAGGATGAGTGGGGTGGCCATGGTATGGCAATGGCATGGAAAAAGTGGAATTGGGAATGGCGCCATGGGACCATGGAGAAAGCCAGGGTCAGACCTGAAGTAGGTGAGAAGGGCTCAAGGAAATGAAGAGCAGAAGCCTGCTGGGTGGCTAAGGATGCTCCAGAGATCCAGCCTTGGTGTCACCTCTGGTCACCTCTTACCCTGCCTTCCACCCTCAGGGGAACAAGGAGTGGTTCCTGGTGGGCCGAGTGCTGGATCGAGTCTGCTTCCTGGCCATGCTCTCGCTCTTTGTCTGTGGCACTGCTGGCATCTTCCTCATGGCCCACTACAACCGAGTACCTGCCCTGCCTTTTCCTGGGGACCCCCGCTCCTATCTGCCCTCATCTGACTGAGCTGACCAATTGCTGCTAGCCACGTGGAGTCTTATCAGCTGTTTTCTGCTCCTGAGGTCATGAGTATACTATTTGGGAAACACTCTTGGGGGATATGTGAGAAAAGCTGGGGAAATAAAGAGACAGAGCTGGAACCCCAGAGTGGTTGGGGCTGGGATGTGGGCAGAGTGCAGTAGTGGAATCAGCATGCACGTGGCACTGGCTTGCTTGTCCTGGCATTGCCCTCACTTCAGCAAAGTGTTGTCAACTCCCATCACTTCTGAAACCCTAAGGACTCTGTTTATCCTATCCCCAGCTAGACAAGTTCCTAGCCCTCCAGGCCTGGGCCTCTCTTCCCTTTTGCAAGTTCCCTGCAGCTTCTTAAAGGAGGGGAGTCATGAGAGAAGTGAAGAGTGGCAGCCAATGCTCTCTTGAAAGGGAGGCAGCCCACTTCAGGTGGCATCTGCCTGCTTTATGGGGGCTGTAGGCATCAAACATTTTATgagttttattctctttttttcattctcaAAAGCTCCTCATAGCATTACAGATAAGCAAGAGTCACTATTCCCCTGTGTTTAGGTTGGGCAAATTGGGGCCTAGAGTAAGAGGGGCTTGCCAGAACAATGGTGGATAAATAAGGTTTGGAGTTCAGAATTCCCAACTCTGACCCAATCTTAGACATTCTATGAAAGTTCTATGGCTTGGAAAATGGacccctcttctttctcttctcaaagGCCAGGGAATTTGCACTGGTCTGAAGGGATGGTTAAGACAAGAAAGAGCTAGGGAGGGAAGTAGGGAGCCTGAGAGGAGACCCTGACCAGCCTCCCTTGGCCCTAGTTAGGAAACAAGGAGGCTAGCTGGTCTTTGGGGAAGGCCATGCTTTTAGAGTATGGCTGGAGCCTGAGCCCTGAGTTCTACTGGTGACAAGACACGAGCACATTTGTGCTTCCTGAAAttgtgtcttcatctgtaaatatggGCACAGATATCAGTTCCTATCTACCTTCATCACAGGATCAAAGGTGCcgatgaagattaaaaaaatgttacagtATCCTGACAACGGGACATTGTTGGGGGGCGGGGAGCAAGACCCCGGAAATAGCCAGGGTTGCTGGCTTTCGAAATCACTCATCAGCAGGTTCATTGCATTTACTCCAGAGCGTGTGTGTGCGCTGCACGCACTGCTGTGTATTTGGAGCAGCAGGTAATTCGATGATGAAGGGACCACTGCTGGTTCCTGTAAGCCTCTTACAAGCTCAGCCACCTGGGGTGAGTCTCTCACCCTCTCTGCCTCGGAAGGTGGAGAGGAGCTCTGTAGCTCCTGGCACAAGTAAGCAAAGATGAACAATCGCTACCGTTTATTGAGGGCAACTTTGTGTAGAGCCTGACACTGATTATCTCGATCAATCCACAAGGCAACGTGAAGATACGGGTAGTATATCAAAGGACGGCCAGTACCAAAGAAACAGCGTCAGGGAGGTTAGGAGAGAGTCCAGGATCGCGCAGCTCCACTGCAGGTGGAGTCGGGATTTTTAGCAAGAGCCGGCTCCCTCAGCGACTCGGAGCTGCCCTTCTCGGAGCCCGCCTCGGGAGGCGGTCAGGACGCCCTCGGCTAAGCAGAGCGGGCGGCAGGCAGGAACAAGGACCGGCACAGGAACCGAGACCCGACTTCACGCCACACAGGCGCCAAACCTGAGCGCCTCAGCTCAGGAGGAAAGCGTCCCGGGATATCCGCCCCCTACCCGGCCAAAGCGCCAACGTTCCGCTGTGCCCTGAGCAACCGGAAGTGGCCGGACCCTAGGCGGAGGGACCTGGGGAAGCGGAAGTCACTTCGTGAGGCAGTGGCGACGGTGGCGGCGAGAGGATGAACAACAAGTTCGACGCGTGAGTGGCGCGTGGCCGTCCCCCGGGGCCCCTTCCCCCCAACTGTTCCCTGCGCCCACCCCCGCCCGCACTGCAGGCGGCGCAAACTGCGGCACAGGCCACAATCTCTGACTCGGGCTGCGGTCTGGCCGGCCCTGTGCGGCCAGCGGGCATGAGGGGGTTAGGGACGAGGGATGCAGGGGTCTCGGGGACCCCAGGGTCGTACGGACCCAGGGCGAAGTGCGGTgtcctgggggcaggaggtggcCGTGCGGCCCGGAAGGAGATTTTGGGACGCCCCGCCCGAGTGCGGGTTACCCGCGGCGTGGAGGGGCGGAGACCTCGGCCGTTTGGCTGTTTCCGCAGCCTGGCCGCCCTGCCACTGAATTCAGCATTTCTCACACACCTCTCTGGCCTAAGCAGGTCACCTctcctctgagtctcagttttctcatttgcaaagtAGGGACCGTAACAGAGCCCATGTTACAGAGTTGCGAGGATGCAGTGAGGTAATGTGGCTGCCGCGTTTAGCGCAGCGGCTGCTCTGTTACGGAATTTTCATCATCTTCCTGAGACTCCTTCCTACTTCCTTTCTTCTTCGTCCTCTTTTCGCCCTCTTCCAACATACTCTCCCAGAACTCAGTTTCTTACCCAACGGGTGAACCTTATCTATTGTTTGAGTCCTAGTTCTAGCATCAAACATTTTGGAGGTGCAGAAAGGAAATGCGTAAATTTTTGCACATTTCCCTCCAGCAATTGTATCTGGAGGTAGATTTTTGTTCTTGGCTTTCTTCTAATAGTCTAGCA
Proteins encoded in this window:
- the CHRNG gene encoding acetylcholine receptor subunit gamma translates to MSPGGCTPSPGGELQSHPVPTENCGTMCGGQRPLFLLPLLAVCLGAKGRNQEERLLGDLMQGYNPHLRPAEHDSDVVNVSLKLTLTNLISLNEREEALTTNVWIEMQWCDYRLRWDPRDYGGLWVLRVPSTMVWRPDIVLENNVDGVFEVALYCNVLVSPDGCVYWLPPAIFRSSCPVSVTFFPFDWQNCSLIFQSQTYSTNEINLQLSQEDGQTIEWIFIDPEAFTENGEWAIRHRPAKMLLDEAAPAEEAGHQKVVFYLLIQRKPLFYVINIIAPCVLISSVAILIYFLPAKAGGQKCTVAINVLLAQTVFLFLVAKKVPETSQAVPLISKYLTFLLVVTILIVVNAVVVLNVSLRSPHTHSMARGVRKVFLRLLPQLLRMHVRPLAPVAVQDAHPRLQNGSSSGWPITAGEEVALCLPRSELLFRQRQRNGLVRAALEKLEKGPESGQSPEWCGSLKQAAPAIQACVEACNLIARARHQQTHFDSGNKEWFLVGRVLDRVCFLAMLSLFVCGTAGIFLMAHYNRVPALPFPGDPRSYLPSSD